A window of Gemmatimonadota bacterium contains these coding sequences:
- a CDS encoding carbohydrate binding family 9 domain-containing protein yields MHRHLPGLRRSIAALSFAIAFLACLAPAAVAQPSNKAATATRTGRAPTIDGRMDEPLWAQASVIEDFEQLRPTPGATPSERTRIYIVYDDDALYIGAQMLRRDPSSVPRMMSRRDGSANAEKITVVFDPQMDRRTGVGFGVSAAGVRNDFRHTQDEEMRGRESQFDPVWAAAAHVDSAGWTAEMRIPFSQLRFPERDKQQWGLQVNRWIPDRNEDLFWVLVPPSETGYISRFGTLHGIEGVQATRPVEFLPYVAGDATRRASTGTENPLLKPYTSRLGLDAKAAVGSGLTLDVTVNPDFGQVEADPAEVNLSAFETFFDERRPFFTEGSEMLRGNGAQYFYPRRIGAPPHVSVSGDFVDTPNSSTILGAAKLTGRLPSRLTVGALTAVTAAERARVYSIDSSSTTSYDVEPRTAYGVLRLQQEIGTQASTLGLSMSTVQRDVGRDPVLAARLAREAYFAGADWRIRFKQGRYAITGFVAASHVAGDSAAIRRLQTSSTRFFQRPDLTHVRYDPTRTSLGGYSAQLRADKDAGKTFLWGIEVKAESPGFEINDLGRMQSTDDIEYNADLQIRETVPGKYLQNWRMGFDTRGARNYGGVHQLNTWGQNTSLTLKNLWNVNLRFNWDLPTTDDALTRGGPLMGRVANSRQELRLSNSFGSRLPWRVNGGAGRDALGGHQRNVGAQLTLRTTDRLSMSVEPSWQKALDPRQYITSVSGGTRTYGARYIFGHIDRTTISVKLRANLTFTPNLTLEGYAEPFVASGRYSRVGELVEARSAQLREYGTDGTTLTVDSAGTLTIVDGAESFTLGNRDFHVLSFRSNLVLRWEWLPGSTLFVVWQQNRRTSEAFGDPARFDELWRTTRSAGDNFLSLKASFWVPVAFGRPGG; encoded by the coding sequence TTGCATCGTCATCTTCCCGGCCTGCGTCGCTCCATCGCGGCCCTGTCGTTCGCCATCGCGTTCCTCGCCTGCCTCGCGCCCGCCGCCGTCGCCCAGCCGTCCAACAAGGCGGCCACCGCCACGCGCACCGGCCGCGCGCCCACCATCGACGGGCGCATGGACGAACCCCTCTGGGCGCAGGCGTCCGTCATCGAGGACTTCGAGCAGCTCCGCCCCACGCCCGGCGCCACGCCGAGCGAACGCACGCGCATCTATATCGTGTACGACGACGACGCCCTCTACATCGGCGCGCAGATGCTCCGCCGCGACCCGTCGAGCGTCCCGCGCATGATGAGCCGCCGCGATGGCTCCGCCAACGCCGAGAAGATCACCGTCGTCTTCGACCCGCAGATGGATCGGCGCACCGGCGTCGGGTTCGGCGTCTCCGCCGCCGGCGTCCGCAACGACTTCCGGCACACGCAGGACGAGGAGATGCGCGGGCGCGAGAGCCAGTTCGATCCGGTCTGGGCCGCGGCCGCGCACGTCGATTCCGCCGGCTGGACCGCCGAGATGCGCATCCCCTTCTCGCAGCTCCGCTTCCCCGAGCGCGACAAGCAGCAGTGGGGCCTCCAGGTCAATCGCTGGATCCCCGATCGCAACGAGGACCTCTTCTGGGTGCTCGTCCCGCCGAGCGAGACGGGGTACATCTCGCGCTTCGGCACGCTGCACGGCATCGAGGGCGTGCAGGCCACGCGACCGGTGGAGTTCCTCCCTTACGTCGCCGGTGATGCGACGCGACGCGCGAGCACCGGCACCGAGAATCCGCTCCTCAAGCCCTACACCTCGCGCCTCGGACTCGACGCCAAGGCGGCAGTAGGGAGCGGGCTCACCCTCGACGTCACGGTCAATCCCGACTTCGGGCAGGTGGAGGCCGATCCCGCCGAGGTGAACCTCAGCGCCTTCGAGACCTTCTTCGATGAACGGCGCCCCTTCTTCACCGAAGGGAGCGAGATGCTGCGCGGCAATGGCGCGCAGTACTTCTATCCGCGCCGCATCGGTGCGCCGCCGCACGTCTCGGTCTCGGGTGATTTCGTCGATACCCCCAACTCGAGCACCATCCTCGGCGCCGCCAAGCTCACCGGCCGGCTCCCGAGCCGCCTCACCGTCGGCGCGCTCACCGCGGTCACCGCCGCCGAACGCGCGCGCGTCTACAGCATCGACTCGTCGAGCACCACGAGCTACGACGTCGAACCGCGCACCGCCTACGGCGTCCTCCGGCTCCAGCAGGAGATCGGCACGCAGGCCTCCACGCTCGGCCTCTCCATGTCCACCGTGCAGCGCGACGTCGGTCGCGATCCGGTGCTCGCCGCGCGGCTCGCGCGCGAAGCCTACTTCGCCGGCGCCGACTGGCGCATCCGCTTCAAGCAGGGCCGCTACGCCATCACCGGCTTCGTCGCCGCCTCGCACGTCGCCGGCGACAGCGCCGCCATCCGCCGCCTGCAGACCTCGAGCACGCGCTTCTTCCAGCGCCCCGACCTCACGCACGTGCGCTACGATCCCACGCGCACCTCGCTCGGCGGCTACTCTGCGCAGCTCCGCGCCGACAAGGACGCGGGCAAGACCTTCCTCTGGGGCATCGAGGTGAAGGCCGAGTCGCCGGGCTTCGAGATCAACGACCTCGGCCGCATGCAGTCCACCGACGACATCGAGTACAACGCCGACCTGCAGATCCGCGAGACGGTGCCGGGGAAGTACCTGCAGAACTGGCGCATGGGCTTCGACACGCGCGGCGCGCGCAACTACGGCGGCGTGCACCAGCTCAACACCTGGGGCCAGAACACCTCGCTCACGCTCAAGAACCTCTGGAACGTGAACCTGCGCTTCAACTGGGACCTCCCCACCACCGACGACGCGCTCACGCGCGGCGGTCCGCTCATGGGGCGCGTCGCCAACTCGCGGCAGGAACTGCGCCTGAGCAACTCGTTCGGCTCGCGGCTCCCCTGGCGCGTGAATGGCGGCGCCGGCCGCGACGCGCTCGGCGGGCATCAGCGCAACGTCGGCGCGCAGCTCACGCTGCGCACCACCGATCGCCTCTCGATGTCGGTGGAGCCGAGCTGGCAGAAGGCGCTCGATCCGCGTCAGTACATCACGAGCGTGAGCGGCGGGACGCGGACCTACGGGGCGCGCTACATCTTCGGCCACATCGACCGCACGACGATCTCGGTGAAGCTCCGCGCGAACCTCACCTTCACGCCCAACCTCACGCTCGAAGGCTACGCCGAGCCGTTCGTGGCGAGCGGACGCTACTCGCGCGTGGGCGAGCTGGTCGAGGCGCGCAGCGCGCAGCTGCGCGAGTACGGGACCGACGGCACCACGCTCACCGTGGACTCGGCGGGCACGCTCACGATCGTGGACGGCGCCGAGAGCTTCACGCTCGGCAACCGCGACTTCCACGTGCTCTCGTTCCGGTCCAACCTGGTGCTCCGCTGGGAGTGGCTGCCGGGGAGCACCCTGTTCGTGGTCTGGCAGCAGAACCGGCGGACGAGCGAGGCCTTCGGCGATCCGGCCCGGTTCGACGAGCTCTGGCGGACCACCCGGTCGGCCGGGGACAACTTCCTGTCGCTCAAGGCGAGCTTCTGGGTGCCCGTGGCCTTCGGGAGACCGGGGGGCTGA
- the dcm gene encoding DNA (cytosine-5-)-methyltransferase, with protein MNELAVADLFAGVGGFRIGLEAASEGFLTVFSSQWEQPGAPSTQFASRCYSDPERFGAFGHTNADIVRALDDVRDGKLEIGRIDLLVGGFPHQDLSVAKPVNQSAGLAGKKGVLWWQIHRMLRLWARLDSPPEWVFLENVDRLLKSPANQRGRDFAIMLASLSDLGYDIEWRVVNAADYGFPQRRRSVFILGRRRKRKDVDGTTRVLRDGILARAFPIEEQDAGEHLEGPHFTLNGDLEVITREFGHGVVRSQFLNAGFVNGRKVWTFRVGPEYDGPSMTLGDILLNDSEVDESLVIDPASLAEWHHLKGAKLEFRTHTESGRSYNHSEGALPFPDHLDRPARKILSSEGGTSPSRSKHVVQMADGRFRRLAPVELERLNGFPDGWTDTGMSDNQRAFCMGNALVVGLVERVARVIAKEAGLPLKRSKPAKSKR; from the coding sequence ATGAATGAGCTCGCAGTCGCCGATCTGTTCGCCGGTGTCGGCGGCTTCCGAATCGGTCTCGAAGCTGCATCCGAGGGCTTTCTGACCGTATTCAGCAGCCAGTGGGAACAACCCGGTGCACCATCGACGCAGTTCGCCTCGAGATGCTATTCGGATCCGGAGCGCTTCGGTGCCTTCGGCCACACCAACGCGGACATAGTCCGCGCTTTGGACGACGTCCGTGATGGAAAGCTAGAGATTGGACGAATCGACCTGCTCGTTGGTGGATTCCCGCACCAAGACCTCTCGGTCGCGAAGCCGGTGAACCAATCCGCAGGCCTGGCGGGCAAGAAGGGAGTCCTCTGGTGGCAGATCCACCGGATGCTCCGACTCTGGGCGCGCCTCGATTCACCGCCGGAGTGGGTCTTCCTCGAGAACGTCGATCGCCTGCTGAAGTCGCCGGCGAATCAGCGCGGCCGCGACTTCGCGATCATGCTCGCGAGCCTGAGTGACCTCGGGTACGACATCGAGTGGCGCGTAGTTAACGCGGCGGACTATGGCTTTCCGCAGCGTCGTCGTAGCGTGTTCATCCTTGGTCGCCGCCGGAAGCGGAAGGATGTCGACGGAACGACCCGTGTACTTCGGGACGGGATCCTCGCACGCGCTTTCCCGATCGAAGAGCAAGATGCGGGAGAGCACCTCGAGGGCCCACACTTCACGCTGAACGGTGATCTGGAGGTCATCACCCGCGAGTTCGGTCATGGAGTCGTGCGGTCGCAGTTCCTGAACGCAGGGTTCGTGAACGGCAGGAAGGTGTGGACTTTCCGGGTCGGGCCGGAGTACGACGGGCCAAGCATGACCTTGGGTGATATCCTTCTGAACGACTCCGAGGTGGACGAATCGCTCGTCATCGACCCGGCGAGTCTTGCGGAGTGGCATCACCTCAAGGGGGCGAAGCTTGAGTTCCGCACGCATACGGAGAGTGGTAGGAGCTACAATCACTCCGAAGGTGCCCTTCCATTCCCCGACCATCTCGATCGGCCGGCGCGCAAAATCCTTTCCTCCGAGGGCGGTACGTCCCCGTCGCGCTCGAAGCATGTAGTGCAGATGGCGGATGGCCGATTCCGGCGGCTCGCTCCGGTCGAACTCGAACGTCTGAACGGGTTCCCCGACGGCTGGACGGATACGGGCATGAGCGATAACCAACGCGCGTTCTGCATGGGAAATGCGCTGGTCGTCGGACTGGTGGAACGCGTCGCGCGCGTGATCGCGAAAGAGGCAGGCCTTCCTCTGAAGCGGTCCAAACCAGCGAAGTCGAAGCGTTAG
- a CDS encoding MerR family transcriptional regulator, giving the protein MPEELSLAELADASGLHPRTIRSWVAQGLLPGPLSRGPAARYPGDQLERILAIRTMKELHGMSLADIRQELLIAPADRIAALAQKAPAVAPEQSGVMSSPPAPPTPPAADPAAALEYFLALRSGPPKMTQRSEPSRAYGMARIGSAPRSLSETSDTQYAPDTPATEPPKRAAGFEALEQRLLQSATRAPTERRPRAEERLTIEITPDVELSVRGKLDADQRARLERCAELMRDILTGRE; this is encoded by the coding sequence ATGCCGGAAGAACTCTCCCTCGCCGAACTCGCTGACGCCTCCGGGCTTCACCCGCGGACCATCCGCTCGTGGGTCGCCCAAGGGCTGCTCCCGGGCCCGCTCTCGCGGGGGCCGGCGGCCCGGTACCCGGGCGACCAGCTCGAGCGGATCCTCGCCATCCGGACCATGAAGGAGCTCCACGGCATGTCGCTCGCCGACATCCGCCAGGAGCTCCTCATCGCGCCGGCCGACCGGATCGCGGCCCTGGCGCAGAAGGCACCGGCGGTCGCGCCGGAGCAGTCGGGCGTGATGTCGTCGCCGCCGGCGCCGCCCACGCCGCCGGCGGCTGATCCTGCTGCGGCGCTCGAGTACTTCCTCGCCCTGCGGTCGGGACCGCCGAAGATGACGCAGCGGAGCGAGCCGAGCCGAGCCTACGGGATGGCGCGGATCGGCAGCGCACCGCGCTCGCTCAGCGAGACGTCCGACACGCAGTACGCGCCGGACACGCCCGCGACCGAGCCGCCCAAGCGCGCCGCCGGCTTCGAAGCGCTCGAGCAGCGCCTGCTCCAATCCGCGACGCGCGCCCCCACCGAGCGGCGCCCGCGCGCCGAGGAACGCCTCACGATCGAGATCACCCCCGATGTCGAACTCTCCGTGCGCGGGAAGCTCGACGCCGACCAGCGCGCTCGCCTCGAGCGCTGCGCAGAACTCATGCGCGACATCCTGACAGGGAGGGAATGA
- a CDS encoding ADP-ribosylglycohydrolase family protein — translation MPSSDASLSPARHDAALGALLGALAGDAAGAVLEFIGHTPRPAEVERAMRYPGGGVLRVAPGQITDDGELTLCLLQALAESREFSLERIASWYGRWLNSSPFDIGNATSSGFGPARGLPFAVQPGLAGRMQLAAQQLSPGSKANGSLMRCVPLGVWGWSLDDATLVSHARDDSSLSHPHPACGDAVAAYTLAIAHLVREPGDRAGAWTRAETWARTGACEEVRGWLAAAERDEVTDYEKLIGFVKHGFTEAFRQLRRGASWETGVRETLLGGGDTDTNACIVGGMLGAASGADAMPVLARGMVLDCDTRAGRERPEWVHPREVTAMLRRVLSADGPARV, via the coding sequence ATGCCCTCGTCCGACGCTTCGCTCTCCCCCGCCCGGCACGATGCTGCCCTCGGCGCCCTCCTTGGCGCGCTCGCCGGTGATGCCGCGGGCGCGGTGCTCGAGTTCATCGGGCATACGCCGCGTCCCGCCGAGGTGGAGCGCGCGATGCGCTATCCGGGCGGCGGCGTGCTGCGCGTGGCGCCGGGCCAGATCACCGATGACGGGGAGCTGACGCTCTGCCTGCTGCAGGCGCTCGCAGAGTCGCGGGAGTTCTCGCTGGAGCGGATCGCGAGTTGGTATGGGCGGTGGTTGAACTCGTCACCGTTCGACATCGGGAATGCGACGTCCTCGGGCTTCGGTCCGGCGCGCGGTCTCCCCTTCGCGGTGCAGCCGGGGCTCGCGGGGCGGATGCAGCTCGCGGCGCAGCAGCTGAGCCCGGGCTCCAAGGCGAATGGGAGCCTGATGCGTTGCGTGCCGCTCGGCGTGTGGGGCTGGTCGCTGGACGACGCGACGCTGGTCTCGCACGCGCGCGACGACTCGTCGTTGTCGCATCCGCATCCGGCGTGCGGCGATGCGGTGGCGGCGTACACGCTGGCGATCGCGCACCTGGTGCGCGAGCCTGGGGACCGTGCGGGGGCGTGGACGCGCGCGGAGACGTGGGCGCGGACGGGCGCGTGCGAGGAGGTGCGCGGCTGGCTCGCGGCGGCGGAGCGTGACGAGGTGACGGACTACGAGAAGCTGATCGGGTTCGTGAAGCACGGCTTCACGGAGGCGTTCCGGCAACTGCGCCGCGGGGCGAGCTGGGAGACGGGGGTGCGGGAGACGCTGCTCGGCGGCGGGGATACGGACACGAACGCGTGCATCGTGGGCGGGATGCTCGGGGCGGCGTCCGGGGCTGATGCGATGCCGGTGCTGGCGCGGGGGATGGTGCTGGACTGCGATACGCGGGCTGGAAGGGAGCGGCCGGAGTGGGTGCATCCGCGTGAGGTGACCGCGATGCTCCGGCGTGTGCTCAGCGCGGACGGACCTGCGCGAGTCTGA
- a CDS encoding type II toxin-antitoxin system PemK/MazF family toxin, with protein MTRSAISDGAYQPGDVVIVPFPFTDREASKRRPALVCSARDFNARSGHVVLAMITTATTTAWPGDVRIKDLESAGLPRDSTVRWKLFTLDASLIVRRAGELGQADRASCRLGMPVAL; from the coding sequence ATGACGCGTTCCGCGATCTCTGATGGCGCCTACCAACCGGGCGACGTCGTGATCGTCCCGTTCCCGTTCACCGATCGCGAGGCGAGCAAGCGACGGCCCGCGCTCGTCTGTTCGGCGCGCGACTTCAACGCGCGCTCGGGGCATGTCGTGCTCGCGATGATCACCACGGCCACGACCACCGCCTGGCCGGGCGACGTGCGCATCAAGGACCTCGAGTCCGCCGGACTCCCGCGCGACTCGACCGTGCGATGGAAGCTCTTCACGCTCGACGCCTCGCTCATCGTGCGGCGCGCGGGCGAGCTCGGTCAGGCCGATCGTGCGAGCTGCCGCCTCGGCATGCCGGTCGCGCTCTGA
- a CDS encoding DUF3883 domain-containing protein produces the protein MLENELRGEAYSKAAHNRLLQTLLNGRSPGAIEFKHANISAILIELGFPYLDGYKPRGNYQELLKEEVEAHLVRHERIAQTAQLVVEASVETSLDAAATKRALSDILVAAPIRKHIAPGLYERARTSRAPIRGMNYLEREARNSSLGAAGETFALEVEYRRLSEAGHRRLADRIEHVSRSKGDGLGYDIRSFEVDGRDRLIEVKTTGFGAFTPFFASKREVEVSEEQAAVFNLYRVFKFRDGPKLFVLPGALRKTCVLDAVQFRASVA, from the coding sequence ATGCTCGAGAACGAGCTGCGCGGGGAAGCCTACAGTAAGGCGGCGCACAACCGGCTCCTGCAGACCCTGCTCAACGGAAGGTCACCGGGCGCCATCGAGTTCAAGCACGCGAACATCAGCGCCATCCTGATCGAACTCGGCTTCCCCTATCTCGACGGCTACAAGCCTCGCGGGAACTACCAGGAACTGCTGAAGGAAGAAGTAGAGGCGCACCTTGTTCGACACGAGCGTATCGCGCAGACGGCGCAGCTCGTCGTCGAAGCTTCCGTCGAGACTTCCCTCGATGCTGCTGCAACTAAGCGGGCTCTTTCCGACATCCTCGTCGCGGCCCCCATTCGCAAGCACATCGCGCCAGGCCTCTACGAGCGCGCCCGCACGTCGCGCGCTCCGATACGCGGCATGAACTATCTCGAGCGAGAAGCTCGCAACTCCTCCCTCGGGGCCGCAGGTGAGACGTTCGCACTCGAGGTCGAGTACCGGCGCCTATCCGAGGCGGGACATCGTCGTCTGGCGGATCGCATCGAACACGTGTCGCGCTCGAAGGGCGACGGCCTGGGATACGACATCCGTTCCTTCGAAGTCGACGGCCGCGATCGGCTCATCGAAGTGAAGACGACCGGATTCGGAGCATTCACTCCGTTCTTCGCCAGCAAGCGCGAAGTCGAAGTGTCCGAGGAGCAGGCGGCTGTCTTCAACCTCTACCGCGTGTTCAAGTTCAGGGACGGCCCGAAGTTGTTCGTGCTTCCCGGTGCCTTGCGCAAGACCTGCGTGCTCGATGCAGTTCAGTTCCGAGCGTCGGTCGCCTGA
- a CDS encoding type II toxin-antitoxin system Phd/YefM family antitoxin has protein sequence MRVVGIKVLKNRLSEFVKLAAGGETVLVTDRDRVVAELVPPREGRTPEITDPVILKGVREGWITPPTVKWDGPPPHGEASLTLEEILDDQARDREER, from the coding sequence ATGCGTGTCGTCGGCATCAAGGTCCTCAAGAACAGGCTCAGCGAGTTCGTGAAGCTCGCCGCCGGTGGCGAGACCGTCCTCGTGACGGACCGCGACCGCGTGGTGGCGGAGCTCGTCCCGCCGCGCGAGGGTCGGACGCCGGAGATCACCGACCCGGTGATCCTCAAGGGGGTTCGCGAGGGCTGGATCACGCCGCCGACGGTGAAGTGGGATGGACCGCCCCCGCACGGCGAGGCGTCGCTCACCCTCGAGGAGATCCTCGACGATCAGGCACGGGACCGCGAGGAGCGGTGA
- a CDS encoding PIN domain-containing protein has translation MIYLDTSVALAHIFQERRRPTATFWDAPLCSSRLLEYELWNRLHARRRPSSEIAAASILLNGILIIDLVPEVLARALEPFPAPVRTLDAMHLATMFFLREQGRDVRLASYDERFLTAARALGFDAAAL, from the coding sequence GTGATCTACCTCGACACCTCCGTCGCGCTCGCTCACATCTTCCAGGAGCGGCGGCGTCCGACTGCGACCTTCTGGGACGCACCGCTCTGCTCGAGCCGACTGCTCGAGTACGAGCTCTGGAATCGCTTGCACGCGCGGCGGCGACCCTCGAGTGAGATCGCCGCCGCGTCGATCCTGCTGAACGGGATACTGATCATCGACCTGGTGCCCGAGGTGCTCGCGCGGGCGCTTGAGCCGTTCCCCGCACCGGTGCGCACGCTCGATGCGATGCATCTCGCGACGATGTTCTTCCTTCGCGAGCAGGGCCGGGACGTCCGACTCGCCAGCTACGACGAGCGATTCCTCACCGCCGCGCGCGCCCTGGGGTTCGACGCCGCCGCGCTCTGA
- a CDS encoding AbrB/MazE/SpoVT family DNA-binding domain-containing protein — protein sequence MPTSTMTSKYQATVPRQVREVLGVGAGDRIEFVIEPDGVRLRKATRPDPETSALDATLAPEWNSEADDDAFRDL from the coding sequence ATGCCCACCTCGACCATGACCTCCAAGTACCAGGCGACGGTCCCCCGGCAGGTCCGCGAGGTCCTCGGCGTGGGGGCCGGCGACCGGATCGAGTTCGTCATCGAGCCCGACGGCGTCCGCCTCCGCAAAGCGACCCGGCCCGATCCCGAGACGAGCGCGCTCGACGCGACCCTGGCGCCCGAATGGAACTCCGAGGCCGACGATGACGCGTTCCGCGATCTCTGA
- a CDS encoding VWA domain-containing protein, translating to MTTHVPTTLALDIGLDRAFAWESGGSVRYLVADLAASGTLESKAEAPPLNLALAIDVSGSMSGDKILAARRTALALARALTARDRLTIVAFNHHARTLLDACHMDDMGHEVASLAIEGLTADGNTNLWDGWVLAGERVALAMSRDARATHRVLLLSDGQANNGVTDPQELGRHAAEALARGIITSAVGIGDDYDEHVLGSMAESGGGRLHDAEHATEIGEVVLGELREGRAALLERTMLRVVIPANVRAEVVGAWAHTVLPGAIDVVVGSFLPRGTKRVVLRLHCSAGTAGSAIAFSATARGMLPGGEGSVDADPSETELVFAKERENSAQPRDIERSLSAFRAWQADAMKRTVDLNREGNRRGAKQFLSRELRWMEPYARGLPGTEPLIAELVLLLQRAEERMDTRLRKELYIGTMSRMRGDSDLRSMPRGSVRELLEEPRKK from the coding sequence ATGACCACCCACGTTCCGACCACGCTCGCGCTCGACATCGGCCTCGACCGCGCCTTCGCGTGGGAGTCCGGCGGCTCGGTGCGCTATCTCGTCGCCGATCTCGCGGCGAGCGGCACCCTCGAGTCGAAGGCCGAGGCGCCGCCGCTCAACCTCGCGCTCGCCATCGACGTCTCGGGCTCGATGAGCGGCGACAAGATCCTCGCCGCGCGCCGCACGGCGCTCGCCCTCGCGCGCGCCCTCACCGCTCGCGACCGGCTCACCATCGTCGCCTTCAATCACCACGCGCGAACGCTGCTCGACGCCTGTCACATGGACGACATGGGACACGAGGTCGCGTCGCTCGCCATCGAAGGGCTCACCGCCGATGGCAACACCAACCTCTGGGACGGCTGGGTGCTCGCCGGCGAGCGCGTCGCCCTCGCGATGTCGCGCGATGCGCGCGCGACGCATCGCGTGCTCCTCCTCTCCGATGGCCAGGCCAACAACGGTGTCACCGATCCGCAGGAACTCGGGCGGCACGCCGCCGAGGCGCTCGCGCGCGGCATCATCACCTCCGCCGTCGGCATCGGCGACGACTACGACGAGCATGTGCTCGGCAGCATGGCCGAGTCGGGCGGCGGCCGCCTGCACGACGCCGAGCATGCGACCGAGATCGGCGAAGTGGTGCTCGGTGAGCTGCGCGAGGGCCGCGCGGCGCTGCTCGAGCGGACGATGCTCCGCGTGGTGATCCCCGCGAACGTGCGCGCCGAGGTGGTCGGGGCGTGGGCGCACACCGTGCTCCCCGGCGCGATCGACGTCGTGGTGGGCTCGTTCCTCCCGCGCGGCACCAAGCGCGTGGTGCTGCGCCTCCACTGCTCGGCGGGGACCGCGGGCTCCGCGATCGCCTTCTCGGCGACCGCGCGCGGCATGCTGCCGGGTGGCGAAGGGAGCGTCGATGCGGATCCGTCGGAGACCGAGCTCGTCTTCGCGAAGGAGCGCGAGAACTCCGCGCAGCCGCGCGACATCGAACGGAGCCTCTCCGCCTTCCGCGCCTGGCAGGCCGACGCGATGAAGCGCACGGTCGATCTCAACCGCGAGGGCAATCGTCGCGGGGCCAAGCAGTTCCTCTCACGCGAGCTGCGCTGGATGGAGCCCTACGCGCGCGGCCTCCCCGGGACCGAGCCGCTCATCGCCGAGCTGGTGCTGCTGCTGCAGCGGGCGGAGGAGCGGATGGACACGCGACTGCGGAAGGAGCTGTACATCGGCACGATGTCGCGGATGCGCGGGGACTCCGACCTCCGCTCGATGCCGCGCGGGTCGGTGCGGGAGCTGCTGGAGGAGCCGCGGAAGAAGTGA
- a CDS encoding very short patch repair endonuclease, producing the protein MRANRASGSEPERNLSRALWHAGFRGYRLNWADAPGRPDIAYPGRRIAVFVHGCFWHRCPACALALPRANRDFWKRKFAANRSRDRRKRRLLEAEGWRVFEIWECWIRENPGRVPGQVTRALRSRPRSPDSSSRLPRRTLGSARTTS; encoded by the coding sequence ATGCGCGCCAATCGAGCCTCTGGTAGCGAGCCTGAGCGGAATCTGTCGAGAGCGCTATGGCACGCTGGATTCCGCGGGTACCGGCTCAACTGGGCTGATGCACCAGGTCGCCCCGACATCGCGTACCCTGGGCGTCGGATCGCGGTCTTCGTCCACGGATGCTTCTGGCACCGTTGCCCGGCCTGCGCCCTTGCGTTGCCGCGTGCGAACAGGGATTTCTGGAAGCGGAAGTTCGCTGCGAATAGGTCGCGGGACCGAAGAAAGCGGCGCCTCCTCGAGGCCGAGGGATGGCGGGTGTTCGAGATATGGGAGTGCTGGATCAGGGAGAATCCCGGCCGAGTTCCTGGTCAGGTCACACGCGCGCTCCGATCACGCCCTCGATCCCCCGATTCTTCCTCACGATTACCTCGACGAACCCTGGGTTCAGCCAGAACGACTTCTTGA